A segment of the Triticum urartu cultivar G1812 chromosome 1, Tu2.1, whole genome shotgun sequence genome:
aggacccccatggcggttcactcatGGGACACTTCGGGTAGTCCATGCCGCATACAAGAGAGATCCCACAAGACTTGGCTCACAAGACGAGGACTctcctaaaccctaggcctctGGTGTGTTATATAAATCGAGGCCACGCTAGTCAATAGACAACATCTAATACTCATTAGAACAATCTCATGGTAGATACATGTACTCTATACTAcacccatatgaatacaatcaaaagcaggatgtaaggttttacctccatcaagagggcccgaacctgggttaaatcccgtgtccatgttaccatcgctccaagacaCCTAGCTTAGGATACCTACTACGAGATATGCCAGATATAGAACCGGCATTGATGCTTTTATTGAGAGCCTGATGGACGATCATCACGAATCGATGGGATAATCAGGTGATATTTTTTCAATTAGATCTGTTCTACATACTCTAAATCATCTTTTTCGCAGGTCATTGCTTTCATGTCGTGCTATATTGTTTGTAGTTTGGTCAGGATTCATGATCCAGAAAATTTCAACGATGGTTGTCGTACCGCCGCCTTGTAGTACATCGGATCCGGCCTCTGATGTGGTTATTATGAGCACATCCAACTTGGGCGTGGAAATTCCCAAAGGAGCACGCGCATCCGGCGGCAGCCTGGAGGAACAAAAATCAGTCTGACCGGCGGCGATCCAACCGAGGAGCAGTGCGCAGGACTGATCAAAATTCAGCCGACAAGCACACATCAGTTTGTACTACTGTATGTATATAGATCACAGTATGGCCTAAGTTCGCGTCCGCTGCTTGGCAATACATCGGATCCAGATTCAATTTGGCCCACGCGCGATCTAGCTGAAGAGATAGGGCGAAGCAATGCACCGATCAAAGCTCGGCTCGATGGCAACACACCACAGGAAGATTCGTTTCTTCCCCTTTTTTAATTCAATACCTCACACCGTCGCACGAGGGCCATAAAGTTTGCTATCTCGTCGGTCGCTGGCATCATACAGGGCAGATCCAATCGTTGTCTCTTTTCCTCATTATATAATTAAGACAGTATATGCTTTTTGTGAATCATCTCTCTCGTGCACTTCTCACGTGCTACTACTATTGCTAGCTTAGCCTGCGTCCGCCTAACAGAAGCAAATTCGTGAACATCCACATGTCTCTCTTCgaattgctacaacaaataaaccaggtgctattaatcctaatAATTTTTGCTTGCTTGGGTTTATTTTCCCGAGAAATTATTATTCCagtttgttccatcatctgtacacacaGATCTATCAAATGATGGCTGCATTAACGATGGTTGCTTCGGTCAGTTTCCCGTCTACACTTCGGCGAATGCCGCATTGGGGACTTGGACCGCCCTACGAATTCAAGCTTTGTCATGCCGACGCCCCGCATCGACATTGGCTTCGAcgccaggccacatctctttGCGTAATTTAATTATGCGAGGATGTTTTATATATTTATACTagtacaaatgcccgtgcgttgcaccgggcAAAAAATGAAATATAACCTGCTCCAGTGCCACTGTGCAATATTTTTAATATAATTTTGTAAACGTCAGAAATAAGGTTGATTATTTTTTGTAAATCAATGTTGCATAAAGGAAAAGTAAAATAGTTTGATAAACTTTTGGGTGCCAACAGAAGCAGATTCAACTAAATATCTTAAAGATGTGATATGAAAACCAAAGTAAATATTCATATTCTATGAAAGGTAAGTGCAATACGATTAATCTAGTAAAGTAATTTGGAATGTCGGCTTCACTAACTCTTTACCATCAACTAAATTGTGAGGAACCCATTTGTTTCACCATAAATAGAAACCaaaaaactttcaatctattaGATAAAGTAAACTGATTAGGTGGCCTAATCAAAGATGTACGTCTATATCTGTTTAGGATTCATCAAAGAACACACTTGATGCTGTTAGAAATGCTATGCAAAATAAGTTAGCAAACCGCCGTAAAAGAGAAGAATAATTTGATATATTATTCAGCAGAATATAATATAAATGGATGCAGTATTCAACTTTTACCAGGTCTAACTGATAAGGTTTACCATGAGACAAACCTGAATCCTTACAGCCGCAATTAAATTTTGCACAGCTGAATTATAATACTGGTAAAACAACTATACCACCATGAGTATATTCTACCCAAACGGTTTCAATGGAGAGAACCTATACACTCAAGGATTCCtgggagcaagatgcaaggaaaAGGACTAAAATACTGGGGGTAATGAAAGTTCCAATGTATAAAAACTTGCCCTTCTCATGTTCTTTGGTAAACACATATCTTACTCGAGCAATAAAATCGTTCCTACAAAATTGAAGGTCTGAATCTTTTCCATTATTAGATGAACATACAAAAACTTGCCCGCAGGCAAGAACTGCTTAAGTGAACAGATAACTTCAAATAGTTAGCCATGAAAACCAGAGAAAGGGAAGTAAGAAAATATAGAATTTTTTCTCAGGTAATTAAATTAAAAGGAAAATGATTCCACCAAAAGACGGAAGCATTGTTGTCCCACATACTTAAACAAAATAACTATTGCCACAAGTAGCAACACAGCCAGCAATCACACAGCAGCAGCCAAACACACATATCAGGCAGGACATGCACCAACATCAAACAAAAAAGTAGGTTTGATGTTCATGTAAACGAAAAGGGCATTTCTTGAGATTTCTTACCGCATAAGGGAGAGTGTGGCTGGCGAAGAACAGGGGCGGGGTCGTCATCTTCTCTGCACATATGCACATGAAGCAGAGTGAAGCGATGGAGAACCGATAGGATAGGTTATGCTGGATCTGACAGGAGTAGGCGACGAAGACCAGCAGTGCAGCCACTGGCGGCGGGAACCTCCACACGCCCCTCCTCCTCGAGCTCTTAAACTGTGACTTCCTTGGTCGGCTCCAAACCTACATTGAGCAGAACATCTCAGCAAAATGCAATACTGTACTCCATTAACTCAAGCAAGGAGAGAAAAAGAATATGTTCCATCAATGTTATTCTAATTTGATATTAATGAGAAATAATGTCAGAAGTACATTGGTCCTTGATTTTGTTTTCTTAGATAGGGTCTCTTGTAGGTTGTAGTAGATGTATTAAGGAACTGAAACAAATCAAGTCTGCATTTTTGTGCCGGCTGGAGACCTACTGCTTTTGTATCTTGTTGTATACAATTCAAATGATACAAAAATTATGAACTTGAGACTGAGACACCATGTAGTAGATTGGACATTGTTTTACATCAAACACATATTGAGGATTTACAACAATCTCTTGTGACAGGGCCACTAACAGCAATGGGGGAGTAATGCAACAGAAGTTCTATGCAAGGAGATTAATATAAATTAATAGAATTATAAAAGGCAAGGCAGCAAACCTCTTTAGAGAAGGCTAATGTTTATTTCTTAACTGAGGTACTAAAATCACACAAAAACTTATAAATACTAATTCTGAAGAGTGAACAGTATGAGATCAGTCTCCCTAGAATTAGTACATACTACACAATGCGTCGACAGTATATGGAAAACAAAGACATGTGCATAATCTAGAAGACAACCATGCTAGCATATTCATGAGGCAGGGAAGACAGCATATAAATCTGAACTTGCATCATTGTACTGTTTAGGATGTCCTTTCCCTTTTATACCACATCTTTTGTTCAACATGTTCCTCTGCATTTTCACTTGAACAACATTCTGTTGAACCAAAAGACAATACCACCAATGCCAATTACCAAGATGCCGATATATAAAAATTGTTAGCGACCTGTGAGAGTTTAGCCAACATATTATGTAGCTGATGGTCCATCTTTGCAAGTAAAAAATCAGAATAGAGGCCTGTCTTTGTCAGCGGCTCGTCTAACCTGCAGAATCGTGCATCATTCTATCTTTCCCTTGCTTATAGAAGCACTACTCACTGGACCACTCAACATTGTAATTTGGAACTAACTGGACAGAAAAATATGATGCAAATTTATGTCCTCTCGCATGAAACATATCATTACAGCTGTAAAATCATGTCATGGAATAGAAGCTACCATTAATCATGTTCATGCAAAGGCTGCAAAAACTCTACCTATACACTCCCTTCGAATCACCCTGGTAGCAGCCAAGCCCTCTGCCGTTCCGCCAGCAGTGAAGCCACCATGGTCCACCCTGAGTTTTTGCATGGTTCATCTTCTCTGCACTGAACACTTTGGAGATGAGATTCTTTTGCCTTCTCTGCTTTTGGAAAAAAACATAAAAGGCCTACAGATCAGACTGTCATATATATGCCACTTCAGTTTCTATAATTTATTGATTCTCTTAAAATTAAATGATGTTTCGTCATCTTGTGTTTGTTAAAATATATAATCAATTGCAAGGGATTAGAGGCCGGATGTATGATTTTTATTTAAGTTTGGCTGCTGCACAGTCATTACCAGTTGCATGGATAGCTGACTAGTCAATGGACGGAAAGCTACATAAGCAGGATGCCGCTTTGCTAGTTTACTCGTGCATCAACGAACCATTCAATAAATGAAATCTATCCACATATCCAGGTCTATGGTAGGAGCCTAGAGAGGCACGCTAACAACTATTGGTTGCCAACGCCAAGGAACTGCAAGCGTGACACTGGTGAGCTGCACGCCCGCGGTACAGAGCCGCATGCCAACGAGCTGAACCAACACCGCTCTGTCAGCTGCATGTGCTGCCCAAACCACAGTCGCAGACCTGGATGTCATGGAGAATTGGATCCGAGGTAGGAGCAAGAACAACACATGGCCGCCAGCCAGATTGCCCCACCGATAAACAGCACTGCACACACACAACAACACTGAATCTGCTAGCACGCAGTAATGAACTACACATATCCCGTGAAACAGGGAGCTGAACTGAAAACTGAACCTTAAATTGCACAAATCAAACTTTTGCCACTGCTCCTTATGGGACTGGGCACCGAACTGCAACTCCCGTGATGCCTAAGCAGCGTGGCCGATGCACTGCACTTGGAGTATTGCACACACACGGAACAAATTGCAAGTCCGCGTCGGCTGGGATTTTCACCCGCCGGCTGGGATTTTCACCGTGAGATGGCCGAGGTATTCACTGCGGTCCACCATGTGGGTGGGTGTCGTGGAGGTGACAGCCGGAGGAAGGCGGTGGAGCACCTGCTCACCTCCTCAACAGAGAAGTGAGCGACATGTGAGCTGCGCATGCTCGCATGTGAGGAAGAAGGGAGGAGGAGAACGGCCCATCCGGTCACGGCGGCGTGGTCCATGAGCCTGGCTTCCAGCGCCGAACTACAAAGAGAGGAGGGATCTCTCCTACGGCTCAAGGTAGAAGAAGGTGGTAGATGGTCGGGGACGACCGGATCCAGCGCTGTAGGCGGTGGTTGGCGACGCAGGgctctgcggtggctggatctGACGCTGGTGCCCATACGCGGGAGGAGCGCAACAACACGGGTGGTGGAAGGAGTCGGGGTCGTGCTGCTAGGTAGGGGCGGCAGGCGGCGCGGCGTTTCTGGGCTGCCGGCGGGATGTGGTGGGAGGCGCGGCTGGTGGAGGTTGGGCGGCGGCAGGGAGGCCAGGGAGGAACCGCACGGGAGAAGGAGCTCGGGGtcaggcggcggtggtggcggccgCGGCACTcgggcctgggcgggccggatctgggctcGAAACATTTTCTCACTTTAAAAAGGACCGCGGGTGTAATACCGAAAACCACAAGGACTTTTCTGCAAAATTAGCGAAGACGTACGACCTTCACTggtttattattattttttgggCTGCACTATTTTACATGTGTAGGTAATCGGCTTCGACCGCATCACGCGGTCACTTCGGCAAGCCGATGTCATCGTCCCAATCGGCATAAATTGGCTCGCGTGATCACTTTGTTGGTCTAATTGCTATACCGACATGTTCAGTCGTCTTGGGGACTTCGGCATCGctgagagagctctacctcatcgagtgttcggcacacgagccatatttcttttattactcactttgcatcaACTATTAattatgcaatgatttttttaatttattattattactattaactcaggcttgcactattttctgtGCACATGTAAATGATCCGCGTTGGGCAGCTCTGTCACCTCGGCATACCGAcgtaccacgtcacctcggctagaACGCGGCTTCATCATTACTTCATTAACCCAcaccggggacttcggcgtcataCTGCTGGCCTGCTCCGTCGCCTCAGTCGGACTGGGGGTTCCACCTTGCTACCTTATCCGTACTATGTCGCCACTTCAAAGTGCCGAGCTCTTCGCTCCGCCACCTCaggaccggcttgggggctgggacctcgTCCCACCGTATGATCGGGCCGCGCATCgacaccgagcacattaaccagctaagtcgctttcatgctcagtTTTTTTAATTCTTGTTCGGTTTGACCAAACATTATATTTGTGTTAAAAACTTAGTTTGTCAACAAACATTGTTTGTTAAAAGCACTTTCTTTCCCAAGTTAactgggggctcttaaattttaTGAGCCATTGTATAATAAAAGttttcttcttagtcgttgcaaagtctttttctatcactccttttttcgacgtgagtgtgtggtcaatagccggGAAGCCTAGTTTATCTCTCAAAGCCGTtcgagtttagtttgctaaactggcctaacgagaagtactccgcctttgggataggaggttgaagccataggctgacccgcttgaagtcttgagattggatgtgtcatgttaaagcacgacagaagcacattTTTTTAAAGACCAATTTCGGATTGGCGCAAAAAACTTGATTTACTTCGGACATAAAGTTTTTACTGgagttttttggttttccaagcttatggcattTTTTGTGTGTCTCCAGCATAAGTCTCGCAGTACAATGCCAGACACCTTTAAAGCTTCGGTAATATCAAAGAGGGGCAGGGCTAGAGCCGAACCCACCAAAAGCCAAGGTATTCCATGGACTCCTCGGCAAAACATTCTCGGATACTGCTTTATATACATCGGTTTTGAattgtgtctttggtcaatagttgggttgcccggctcctgtgcttgcctcctatgttctgctttgttcggctaggtgtgcgaagggagaaccactgcgattgtgcttccagctcgaaTGGTTAAGCACatcagtggagaaagccaaaactTGACTATCACAATGGGCATAAACTAGTCAGTGATCCAATGATGGTGTCAAACTATAGATCGATCCCGATTACCCCGTGTTAAATGATGGGCCTTTCATAACATCGACTGAAGTATTAATGGCTAAACTTTGGTCGGtgccgaacactaaccgggggctcgtAGCTAGCTTCCCTAGTTTAAAggtcctatgactaagtgaagtTATAAAGCCggcatatctgattgcctcatTTCCTCTAACACAACCGCCTTCTGGCACCGAGACATCGGCTAAGTGTTGTTTTTTTATTGCGGAAACACCCTGTGTAGCATCTATAAGGGGGTGgaagccgacgatgggccactttcaactgataaacggtcgcaacggagtcaaaataaacatatcatcgGTGTTTGTATTTAATATATGAGGGCTGCTGCTAcgtcttgagcatgcgttggttctcccttgaagaggaaagggtgatgcagcaaagtagcataagtatttccctcagtttttaagaaccaaggtatcaatccagtaggagactacacgcaaatcacccagtacctgcacaaacaaataagaaccttgcaaccaacgcgataaaggggttgtcaatcccttcacggccacttgcaaaagtgagatctgataaagataataagataaatatttttggtatttttgtggtaaGATTGcaaaaataaagattgcaaaataaatagtgaactagaattgtagattggaaacttatatgatgtaaagtagacccgggggccataggtttcactagtggcttctctcaagatagcatgtattacggtgggtgaacaaattactgccgagcaaattgatagaaaagcatatagttatgatgatatctatggcaatgatcatgaatataggcatcacgtacgtgacaagtagaccgaaacgattctgcatctactactattactccacacatcgaccgctatccagcatgcatctagagtattaagttcataagaacggagtaacgcattaggcaagatgacatgatgtagagggataaactcaagcaatatgatataaaccccatctttttatcctcgatggcaacaatacaatacgtgtcgtttccctttctgtcactgggatcgagcaccgcaagattgaacccaaagctaagcacttctcccattgcaagaaagatcaacctagtaggccaaactaaaccgataattcaaagagacttgcaaagatatcaaatcatgcatataataatttagagaagaatcaaataatattcatagataatcaagttcataaacccacaattcatcggatctcggcaaacacaccgcaaaagagttacatcgaatagatctctaagaagatcgagtagaactttgtattgagatccaaagagagagaataagccatctagctaataactatggacccgaaggtctgtggtaaactactcacacatcatcggaaaggctatggtgttgatgtagaagccctccatgatcgaatccccctccggcagatcgctggaaaaggcaccaagatgggatctcacgggtacagaaggttgcggcggtggaaaaggtgtttcgtggctctccccAAAGGTTTccgggtataagagtatatataggcgaaaaaagtaggtcggtggagctgcaaggggcccacgagggtggggggcgcgccctccttcctcgtggcttccttgccgcttccttgacgtccactccaagtctcctggattgtgtttgtcccaaaaatgatcctcgcgaaggtttcattccgtttggattccgtttgatattccttttctgcgaaacaccgaaataggcaaaaacaacaacaatttgcactgggctttcggttaataggttagtcccaaaaataatatcaaagttatattaaagcccattaaacatccaaaacagataacataatagcatggaacaatcaaaaattatagatacgttggagacgtatcaagcatccccaagcttaattcctgctcggcctcgagtaggtaaatgataaaaacagaatttttgatgtggaatgctccctaacataattttcaatgtaattctttattgtggcatgaatgttcagatccaaaagattcaagataaaagtttaatattgacataaaaatagtaatacttcaagcatgctaaccaagcaattatgtcttatcaaaatagcatagccaaagaaagcttatccctacaaaatcatatagtttggtcatgcttattttcgtcacacaaaatgcgcccatcatgcataaccccgatgacaagccgagcaattggttcatactttttaacgcgcttcagccttttcaacccttacgcaatacatgagcgcaagccgtggatatagcactataggtggaatagcatatgatggtgggggttatgtgggaagacaaaaaaggagaaagtctcacattgacgcggctaatcaacgggctatggagatgcccatcaattgatgtcaatgcaaggagtagggattgccatgctacggatgcactagagctataagtgtatgaaagctcatctaaagaaactaagtgggtgtgcatccaacttgcttgctcacgaagacctaggggcattttgaggaagcccatcattggaatatacaagtcaagttctataatgaaaaattcccactagtatatgaaagtgacaaaataagaaactctctatcatgaagatcatggtgctattttgaagcacaagtgtggaaaaaggatagtaacattgtcccttctctctttttctctttttttgggcttctttggcctcttttttggaattctttggcctcttttttatttcatAGTCTCCATCCTTCTTTCTCCTCACATgtgacaatgctctaataatgatcatcacacttttatttactcataaatcaatgttacaactcgatactaaaacaaaaatatgactctatgtgaatgcctccggcggtgtaccgagatatgcgatgaatcaagagcgacatgtatgaaagaattatgaaagtggctttgccacaaatacgatgtcaactacatgatcatgcaaagcaatatgacaatgatggagcgtgtcataataaacggaacggtggaaagttgcatggcaatatatcacggaatggctatggaaatgccataataggtaggtatggtggctgttttgaggaagatataaggaggcttatgtgtgatagagcgtattgtatcacggggtttggatgcaccggcgaagtttgcaccaactctcaaggtgagaaagggcaatgcacggtaccgtagaggctagcaatttgcggaaaggtaagagtacgtatgatccatggactcacgttagtcataaagaactcatatacttattgcaaaagtttattatccctcgaagcaaagtactactacgcatgcccctagagggatagattggtaggaaaagaccatcgctcgtccccgactgccactcataaggaaagcactcaaagaacaccccatgcttcaaatttgtcacataatgtttaccatacatgcatgctacgggactttccaactttaacacaagtattcctcaattTCAAAATtacccaactagcatgactctaacattaccacctttatatctcaaaacatctatcaagtatcatagtattcaatgcactctatatgaacgtttttatcatacccatcttgaatgcctatcatattaggactaattttatagccaaagcaaattaccaggctgttctaaaagactctcaaaataatataagtgaagcatgagagatcaataatttctacaaaataaaaccaccaccgtgctctaaaaaatataagtgaagcactagagcaaaattatctagctaaaagatataagtgaagcacatagagtattctaataaattctgattca
Coding sequences within it:
- the LOC125555699 gene encoding uncharacterized protein LOC125555699, which translates into the protein MFRAQIRPAQARVPRPPPPPPDPELLLPCGSSLASLPPPNLHQPRLPPHPAGSPETPRRLPPLPSSTTPTPSTTRVVALLPRMGTSVRSSHRRALRRQPPPTALDPVVPDHLPPSSTLSRRRDPSSLCSSALEARLMDHAAVTGWAVLLLPSSSHASMRSSHVAHFSVEERRQKNLISKVFSAEKMNHAKTQGGPWWLHCWRNGRGLGCYQGDSKGVYRFGADQGSHSLRARGGGACGGSRRQWLHCWSSSPTPVRSSITYPIGSPSLHSASCAYVQRR